Sequence from the Fusobacterium sp. JB019 genome:
AAAAGATAAGATTCTAACTTCTCCTCCATAACTTTCTACTATTTTGGTTTCTGGTAAATCATCCTTAGTATAATCTCCACCCTTTACATGAATAGAGGGTTTTAATTCTTCAATTAATTTTTCTGGAGTATCTTCCTTAAAAATAACTGCATAATCAACAGACTTTAAACCACATAACATTTCTGCCCTATCTGCTTCTCCATTTATAGGTCTATCTTCCCCTTTTAATCTTTTTACTGAACTATCTGAATTTACTCCAACAATTAATATATCTCCTTGTCTTTTAGCTTCTGCTAAATATCTTAAATGTCCTACGTGTAAAATATCGAAACATCCATTAGTAAATACAACTTTTTTATTTTGAATTTTTAATTTTTCAATCAGTTCTTTTCCAAATTTTCTATCAACTACCACAGAATTCCTCCTATAAATTTTTTATACTTCCTTATGATTTTACACTATTTTTTTATTTATATCAACTCTTGAAATCACAATATCTATTATTTCATTTTATTCTTTTATTTCTATTTTTTATAAAAATATTGCTTTTTTTTATTGTTTTTTTTAATTTTATTGATTTTTTTTAATTTTTACTTTATTTTTTAAGTATTATGAGGTAATATTATATTAATAGGTTTATTATTTTTTAGTATGGGAGGTTATTTAAATGGAAAGGTTACTAAAATTTGGCTTTAAAAAAATAGGAAAATGGAATCTTGTTGATAATGAACTCACTTTTGAAATAGACTCTTTTGCTAAAGATTCTAATATTGTATTTTCTTTTGTAGAAGGGGGAGAGGTTAAATTTATATCTTTAGCTGAAGATTCTCTAGAAAGTTTATTAATAAAATTAACTCATGATAATGATGAATACTTTATTAAATTAGTTAAATCATTAAAAGAAGAGCTTATAAATAATAACAATATTGAAATTTATGCTATGAAAAACAAAAAATTCTTTGGTTTTGTTACTAAATTTTCAAAAGAAGATATTAATAAAATGATTCAAGATTTTTCACCTTCTTGGAATGAAGAAAATTTAAAAGATAGAGTAAAGGATATGTTGAAAAAAGATAGGGTAGCAATTGAAAGATCCGAAAAAGAAAAACTTAAAAAAGAAATTAAAAATCCAGGATCAACTGCAAAAAAACCTAAAAAAGAACATCCTTCTTATATATTTGTAATTACTAAAAGTTATTATGAAAGAGGATTCTTTAATGTCAAAACAAGTCATTCTCATCTAGTTTCTGGAGATAAAGTTCCAATAAACATTATTTTAGGTCCTAAAAAAACTATTGTAGGTAGAATTAGCAGAACTGCTAATGCTACTAAAGTAGCTAGAATTATTGGAAATAAGCCATTAAGACTTTGGCTTGAAAAGAATTCAGGAATAAATAAAGAATTAAAAATTACATTTATTAATAAGAAAAAAATAAAACTTGAAGCTTTAGATTAAATAAAAAAAAGACTACTTAAAGTAGTCTTTTTTTTATTTTGTTCCAAATATTCTGTCTCCACAATCTCCTAGTCCAGGAACTATGTAACAATTTTCATCTAATTTTTCATCAATTTTAGCTGTATAAATAGGTACATCTGGGTGAACCTCTTGTACTTTTGCTATTCCTTCTGGAGCTGATATTAAACACATGAATGTTATATCTTTAACTCCTTCTTTTTTAAGATAATCTATTGCATAAATAGCTGATCCTCCTGTTGCTAACATTGGATCTACAAGTATTACTTGTCTATCTTTTATATCTACAGGAAGTTTACAATAATAGTAAACTGGTTGCATAGTTTCTTCGTTTCTATATACTCCTATGTGACCAACTTTTGCTGTAGGTATCAATGATAAGATCCCATCTACCATACCAAGACCTGCT
This genomic interval carries:
- the upp gene encoding uracil phosphoribosyltransferase, producing MAVVEIKHPLIEHKLTYLRDKNSDTKTFRENLNEIAKLMVYETTKDLELEEIEIETPIQKTKAHVLKDKAVAVVPILRAGLGMVDGILSLIPTAKVGHIGVYRNEETMQPVYYYCKLPVDIKDRQVILVDPMLATGGSAIYAIDYLKKEGVKDITFMCLISAPEGIAKVQEVHPDVPIYTAKIDEKLDENCYIVPGLGDCGDRIFGTK
- the rfaE2 gene encoding D-glycero-beta-D-manno-heptose 1-phosphate adenylyltransferase, with translation MVVDRKFGKELIEKLKIQNKKVVFTNGCFDILHVGHLRYLAEAKRQGDILIVGVNSDSSVKRLKGEDRPINGEADRAEMLCGLKSVDYAVIFKEDTPEKLIEELKPSIHVKGGDYTKDDLPETKIVESYGGEVRILSFVEGKSTTNIVNKIKK